Proteins encoded together in one Candidatus Cloacimonadota bacterium window:
- a CDS encoding cation:proton antiporter (subunit F of antiporter complex involved in resistance to high concentrations of Na+, K+, Li+ and/or alkali), translating into MVEIILNISFGITIVALLLAFIRMIIGPTVADRVVSLDVMTIISISIIVYIGSLAGRIIYLDVAMVYALISFLGVVAVARYLERGL; encoded by the coding sequence TTGGTTGAAATAATCTTAAATATATCGTTTGGCATCACCATCGTTGCCTTGCTTTTAGCATTTATCAGGATGATCATCGGACCAACGGTTGCAGATAGAGTTGTTTCTCTCGATGTGATGACCATTATTTCCATCTCGATCATCGTTTATATCGGATCGCTTGCCGGCAGGATCATTTATCTCGATGTTGCAATGGTCTATGCTTTGATCAGTTTTCTGGGAGTCGTAGCTGTTGCTCGTTATCTGGAGAGAGGTTTATAA
- a CDS encoding monovalent cation/H(+) antiporter subunit G produces MMEIIGAIITLIGAFFLLLAALGLFRMPDVYNRMQAGTKATTMGTILFLIGLSISHIKCTCIPKIIILILFIIFTNPISSHALARAAHFMGIPLTKKTIKDSLAEDEKN; encoded by the coding sequence ATAATGGAAATCATCGGAGCGATCATAACTCTTATCGGTGCTTTTTTCCTACTGCTCGCAGCTCTCGGTCTATTTAGAATGCCGGATGTTTATAACCGAATGCAGGCAGGAACAAAAGCAACAACTATGGGCACGATCTTATTTTTAATAGGTCTCTCGATCAGTCATATTAAATGCACCTGCATTCCGAAGATCATAATTTTGATCCTTTTCATCATCTTCACTAATCCGATATCATCTCATGCTCTGGCTCGAGCGGCTCATTTTATGGGAATTCCTCTGACTAAGAAAACAATCAAAGACTCTCTCGCAGAAGACGAGAAAAATTGA